The following proteins are co-located in the Psilocybe cubensis strain MGC-MH-2018 chromosome 5, whole genome shotgun sequence genome:
- a CDS encoding Alcohol oxidase, which produces MAEPQGMLYDIIFAGGGASACITAGRLAAADPSLKILVIEAGPHTRELQDHIQPARYFSNLALAKEVFSFHKGKPSPSLLGREPVVPSGRAVGGGSAVNFVVYTRAAASDYDDWETKFGNKGWGSKHLIPLLKKAETYQAEITNDSHGTSGPIKVSFAPDLKNVSDDFLEVAGAYDKQRSLTADANEFRAVDKYVDAETGRRSDTAHHYIYNQEPNTNLTVLDRHKVVRVIFENKRAVGVQYVSDVIGRSGGLTTLLTARASRLVVLSAGAFGSAAILERSGIGGKSVLEKAGVEVLVDLPGVGENYLDHFGIFLPFAATPDADTLDPIFHGSEEEINVYAQQWLNDGKGLMSHNSVDSGIKFKPNAEERAAMSPEFDKIWTTYYADVPDRPVLLLLPVVAYVGPDPSITTGKYFTMAYFLGYPASVGSVHITSGNNPYAQSDFHPGYLDDAADLVVLRWGYKKIRELSRRMKHYRGELISEHPKFKAGSNAATKQSANPVALTEPDIVYTKEDDDAIDQFTREKATTTWHSLGTCAMKPREQGGVVDERLNVYGIEGLKVAGNICPGNVGANTYNTAIAIGEKAAVIIAEDLGIAGVTTH; this is translated from the exons ATGGCGGAACCTCAAGGGATGCTTTACGACATTATCTTTGCAGGAG GAGGGGCATCAGCATGTATTACAGCTGGACGGCTGGCTGCTGCTGATCCATCGCTCAAAATTTTA GTCATTGAAGCGGGACCACATACTCGAGAATTGCAAGACCATATACAACCTGCACGTTACTTCAGCAatcttgcccttgccaaggaggtcttttcttttcataAAGGAAAACCCAGTCCATCCCTTCTTGGTCGCGAACCAGTGGTCCCCAGTGGCCGTGCCGTCGGAGGAGGCTCCGCTGTCAATT TTGTGGTATACACTCGAGCCGCCGCATCTGATTATGACGACTGGGAAACTAAATTTGGGAACAAGGGATGGGGCTCAAAACATCTCATTCCTCTTCTTAAGAAG GCGGAAACGTATCAGGCGGAGATCACCAATGACTCTCATGGCACCTCCGGTCCGATCAAGGTGTCCTTTGCGCCTGATCTCAAGAATGTCTCAGATGATTTTCTCGAAGTTGCAGGAGCGTATGACAAACAGCGTTCTCTGACCGCTGACGCTAATGAATTCCGGGCAGTGGATAA ATATGTTGATGCGGAGACTGGTAGACGCTCCGATACTGCGCATCATTACATCTATAACCAAGAACCCAACACTAACTTGACAGTCCTGGACAGACACAAAGTCGTTCGTGTCATTTTCGA AAACAAGCGTGCTGTTGGAGTCCAATACGTTAGCGATGTTATAGGACGCAGTGGAGGACTTACCACGCTATTGACCGCAAGAGCATCCCGTCTTGTTGTTCTTTCAGCAGGTGCCTTTGGATCCGCAGCCATTCTCGAAAGATCAGGCATCGGTGGAAAATCCGTTTTGGAGAAAGCCGGTGTTGAGGTTTTGGTTGATCTACCAGGTGTTGGTGAAAATTACCTTG ATCACTTCGGGATATTTTTACCATTCGCAGCGACTCCTGATGCTGATACTCTTGATCCCATCTTTCATGGAAGTGAGGAAGAGATAAACG TTTATGCCCAACAATGGTTAAACGACGGGAAAGGTCTTATGTCACACAA CTCTGTTGACTCGGGTATCAAGTTCAAACCCAATGCAGAAGAAAGAGCGGCTATGTCACCAGAATTTGACAAAATCTGGACAACTTACTATGCAGATGTTCCCGATCGTCCTGTTCTGCTACTTCTTCCTGTTGTGGC ATATGTCGGCCCGGATCCTTCAATTACGACTGGAAAATATTTCACCATGGCATATTTTTTG GGTTATCCTGCTTCGGTTGGCAGCGTCCATATCACTTCAGGGAATAATCCATATGCCCAATCTGATTTCCATCCAGGTTATCTTGACGA TGCGGCAGACCTTGTTGTTTTGAGATGGGGCTACAAGAAAATTCGAGAACTCTCCCGCCGGATGAAGCATTATAGAGGCGAGCTCATTAGCGAGCACCCTAAATTCAAGGCGGGAAGCAATGCTGCCACCAAGCAGTCAGCCAACCCTGTAGCATTGACAGAACCTGATATTGTGTATACcaaggaagatgatgacgcTATCGACCAGTTCACTAGAGAGAAGG CTACGACCACTTGGCATTCC CTCGGTACATGTGCAATGAAACCAAGAGAACAAGGAGGCGTCGTCGACGAGCGTTTGAATGTTTATGGAATTGAAGGCCTTAAAGTTGCAGGCAA CATTTGTCCAGGCAATGTCGGAGCCAACACCTACAATACAGCAATTGCCATCGGCGAGAAGGCGGCTGTCATTATAGCAGAAGATCTAGGCATAGCTGGAGTGACCACGCATTGA